Proteins encoded together in one Streptomyces sp. TLI_171 window:
- a CDS encoding TetR/AcrR family transcriptional regulator, which produces MPSSPVPARRLTADQRRAQILGSARELMRDRGLDEVSVESAAQQAGVSPGLLFHYFGSQRGFRDAVVELVGQELLEYIAPDPRLSPSAQLRCGIERFTDFVARHPALYQAVVRHGARGGPGRMATLHRAARATLADWITGAVTGAGAARTPRLELAVAGWLAFMEEAVLGWLAGAALDRGELVELCEGAAYQVLETAVADPARWPAVRAALDRTPHPES; this is translated from the coding sequence ATGCCCTCCTCCCCGGTTCCGGCCCGGCGGCTGACCGCCGACCAGCGCCGGGCGCAAATACTCGGCAGTGCACGGGAGTTGATGCGCGATCGGGGCCTGGACGAGGTCTCCGTGGAGTCCGCGGCGCAGCAGGCGGGGGTCTCGCCCGGGCTGCTGTTCCACTACTTCGGCTCGCAGCGCGGCTTCCGGGACGCCGTGGTCGAACTGGTCGGCCAGGAACTGCTGGAGTACATCGCGCCCGATCCGCGGCTCAGCCCGTCCGCCCAACTACGCTGCGGCATCGAGCGGTTCACCGACTTCGTGGCCCGCCACCCGGCGCTGTACCAGGCGGTGGTCCGGCACGGCGCCAGGGGCGGCCCGGGCCGGATGGCCACCCTGCACCGAGCCGCCCGGGCCACCCTCGCCGACTGGATCACCGGCGCGGTCACCGGGGCCGGGGCGGCCCGCACCCCGCGGCTGGAACTCGCGGTGGCCGGCTGGCTGGCGTTCATGGAGGAGGCCGTGCTCGGCTGGCTGGCCGGCGCCGCGCTCGACCGGGGCGAGCTGGTCGAACTCTGCGAGGGCGCTGCCTACCAGGTGCTGGAGACCGCCGTCGCCGACCCGGCCCGCTGGCCCGCCGTCCGGGCCGCGCTCGACCGCACGCCGCACCCGGAGTCTTGA
- the lepB gene encoding signal peptidase I has protein sequence MGMVGETGAPAVGEAEPARSRWRTVGVVLAVLLTVALVAAVAVAALAVRVDGHSMQPTLADGQRLLTGPGSGGRAQRFDVVLLRTPGRQTTMVKRVIGLPGDRVEILARPDGSAPAVLVQPGGAGQWYRVDVPAWSGQDRRATPCCAADGRKQSVGAAQLVPPGKLFVLGDNPDGSDDSRSYGWGELSAVSGRVLWRVWPPSVLGPLDGAGALVPVTPPEGS, from the coding sequence ATGGGGATGGTCGGGGAGACCGGTGCGCCCGCCGTCGGGGAGGCGGAGCCCGCGCGTTCGCGGTGGCGGACGGTCGGCGTGGTGCTGGCGGTCCTGCTCACGGTCGCGCTGGTCGCCGCGGTGGCGGTCGCGGCGCTCGCCGTCCGGGTGGACGGGCACAGCATGCAGCCCACCCTGGCCGACGGGCAGCGGCTGCTCACCGGCCCGGGCAGCGGCGGGCGCGCCCAGCGGTTCGACGTGGTGCTGCTGCGCACCCCCGGCCGGCAGACCACCATGGTCAAGCGGGTGATCGGCCTGCCCGGCGACCGGGTGGAGATCCTCGCCCGGCCGGACGGCAGCGCCCCCGCCGTGCTGGTGCAGCCCGGCGGCGCGGGCCAGTGGTACCGGGTGGACGTGCCCGCGTGGTCCGGTCAGGACCGGCGAGCCACCCCGTGCTGCGCGGCCGACGGCCGCAAGCAGTCGGTCGGGGCGGCCCAACTCGTCCCGCCGGGCAAGCTGTTCGTGCTGGGCGACAACCCCGACGGCTCGGACGACTCCCGCAGCTACGGCTGGGGCGAGCTGTCGGCGGTGAGCGGGCGGGTGCTGTGGCGGGTCTGGCCGCCGTCGGTGCTCGGACCGTTGGACGGGGCGGGCGCCCTGGTCCCCGTCACCCCGCCCGAGGGGAGCTGA
- a CDS encoding TetR family transcriptional regulator, giving the protein MAWIRETVRSLLRERLLDTAGELVAAEGFDRLRMTQVAAVAGVSRQTVYNEFGSKDALGEALFGREVERCLLGIQQHLDEHRADPRAAAESAALFTLRLAGRNPLARAMLTAARDGEDGLLAHLTTRAEPVFETASAMLDAYAAEVWPAIDPASRALAADTVVRLTASHVVQGAATPEDSARRIAEVFVRVAGLAG; this is encoded by the coding sequence ATGGCATGGATCAGGGAGACCGTCCGCTCGCTGCTGCGCGAGCGGCTGCTCGACACGGCGGGCGAACTCGTCGCAGCCGAGGGCTTCGACCGGCTCCGGATGACCCAGGTCGCCGCGGTCGCGGGAGTGAGCCGGCAGACCGTCTACAACGAGTTCGGGTCCAAGGACGCGCTCGGCGAGGCGCTGTTCGGCCGCGAGGTGGAGCGCTGCCTGCTCGGCATCCAGCAGCACCTGGACGAGCACCGCGCCGACCCGCGGGCCGCCGCCGAGTCCGCCGCGCTCTTCACGCTCCGGCTGGCCGGCCGCAACCCGCTGGCCCGGGCCATGCTGACCGCCGCGCGGGACGGCGAGGACGGGCTGCTGGCCCACCTCACCACCCGCGCCGAGCCGGTGTTCGAGACCGCCTCCGCGATGCTCGACGCCTACGCGGCCGAGGTCTGGCCGGCCATCGACCCCGCGTCCCGGGCGCTGGCCGCCGACACCGTGGTCCGCCTCACCGCCAGCCACGTCGTGCAGGGCGCGGCCACCCCCGAGGACTCAGCCCGGCGGATCGCCGAGGTGTTCGTCCGGGTCGCCGGGCTCGCCGGGTAG
- a CDS encoding cholesterol esterase: MQDESRSSAAEPGTAAAAPAHRGVTRWRRSALVALPATAVVAAMTVAMAQGVLAANLSLTSVPFTLSSNTVAAPKGIGAVLTTITAGNSTAAAEVGLPKAGLDGICIHAVQSVNLPVIGTIGTWSLNITSPAATTPLTTAQLAAGQGLQANNLILDAQAVKGASATLNATAATPNQIGAAADSANIKGAGITDGTAGQFGLDATGGETDITGLRANANGATIGGAITLPNLAINLANGDTAGKGAGGSDC; encoded by the coding sequence ATGCAGGACGAGTCCAGAAGCTCCGCGGCCGAACCCGGAACGGCCGCCGCAGCCCCCGCACACCGGGGCGTCACCCGGTGGCGGCGGTCCGCGCTGGTCGCGCTGCCCGCCACCGCCGTGGTCGCCGCGATGACGGTGGCGATGGCCCAGGGCGTGCTGGCCGCGAACCTCTCGCTGACCAGCGTCCCGTTCACGCTGTCCTCGAACACCGTCGCCGCGCCCAAGGGCATCGGCGCGGTGCTGACCACCATCACGGCCGGCAACTCGACCGCCGCGGCCGAAGTCGGGCTGCCCAAGGCCGGACTCGACGGCATCTGCATCCACGCCGTCCAGTCGGTCAACCTGCCGGTGATCGGCACCATCGGCACCTGGTCGCTGAACATCACCTCGCCGGCCGCGACCACCCCGCTGACCACCGCCCAACTGGCGGCCGGTCAGGGCCTGCAGGCCAACAACCTGATCCTGGACGCGCAGGCGGTCAAGGGCGCCAGCGCCACCCTGAACGCCACCGCCGCCACCCCCAACCAGATCGGCGCGGCGGCCGACAGCGCCAACATCAAGGGCGCCGGCATCACCGACGGCACCGCCGGTCAGTTCGGCCTCGACGCCACGGGCGGCGAGACCGACATCACCGGCCTGCGGGCCAACGCCAACGGCGCCACCATCGGCGGCGCCATCACCCTGCCCAACCTGGCGATCAACCTCGCCAACGGCGACACCGCGGGCAAGGGCGCTGGCGGCAGCGACTGCTGA
- a CDS encoding DUF6114 domain-containing protein: protein MARNPLPVLNRARLALRRWRRTRPFWAAVWTALGGFVILYLPLAPVGRLLHVGIGGISGMAAGAILLALAGLILVLPGQRYTAGIIAVIVGVASFPLSNLGGFFVGMFLAVLGGSMAIGWMPEKPARRTWFRRSRTAAA, encoded by the coding sequence ATGGCCCGCAACCCGCTGCCGGTGCTCAACCGCGCCCGGCTCGCCCTGCGCCGCTGGCGCCGCACCCGGCCGTTCTGGGCCGCGGTGTGGACCGCGCTCGGCGGTTTCGTCATCCTCTACCTGCCGCTCGCCCCCGTCGGCAGACTGCTGCACGTCGGCATCGGCGGCATCAGCGGCATGGCCGCCGGCGCGATCCTGCTGGCCCTGGCCGGCCTCATCCTGGTCCTGCCCGGCCAGCGCTACACCGCGGGCATCATCGCCGTCATCGTCGGCGTCGCCTCGTTCCCGCTCAGCAACCTCGGCGGTTTCTTCGTCGGCATGTTCCTCGCCGTGCTCGGCGGTTCGATGGCCATCGGCTGGATGCCCGAGAAGCCCGCCCGCCGCACGTGGTTCCGCCGCAGTCGCACCGCCGCCGCCTGA
- a CDS encoding DUF6230 family protein, which produces MNQLRWSTRLRVLARPAAGWNGRMLATAVDGPRCGTRWGRSAAVLLPAALTAGALGGAIAHGVLAASFNVTNSPFTLTSNGVSGTGFGAILNTPTVEAPNGSTSTTTAMARVGFASAGLAGLCGIVHQSFAGVPYSLLLTAGQTVTATPPAAVTTDINASNLYIEAPTLSAAGNTTLQNAVLGMSADQVMVAGQGLTGAQAGGFGLGSAGSGPGGSTVNLAGLNASAYTAEIAGSLTLPALNIRVVAGSATSC; this is translated from the coding sequence ATGAACCAGCTGCGTTGGAGCACCCGGCTGCGGGTGCTGGCCCGGCCGGCCGCCGGGTGGAACGGCCGGATGCTGGCCACCGCCGTGGACGGGCCGCGCTGCGGGACCCGGTGGGGACGCTCGGCCGCCGTGCTGCTGCCCGCCGCGCTCACCGCCGGTGCGCTCGGCGGGGCGATCGCGCACGGGGTGCTGGCGGCGAGCTTCAACGTCACCAACTCGCCGTTCACGCTGACCTCCAACGGGGTCTCCGGGACCGGGTTCGGTGCGATCCTCAACACCCCGACCGTGGAGGCGCCCAACGGGTCGACCTCGACGACCACCGCGATGGCCCGGGTCGGATTCGCCAGCGCGGGGCTGGCCGGGCTGTGCGGGATCGTGCACCAGTCCTTCGCCGGGGTGCCGTACTCGCTGCTGCTGACGGCCGGTCAGACCGTGACCGCCACGCCGCCCGCCGCCGTCACCACCGACATCAACGCCTCCAACCTGTACATCGAGGCGCCGACGCTGTCCGCTGCCGGGAACACCACCCTGCAGAACGCGGTGCTCGGCATGTCCGCCGACCAGGTGATGGTCGCCGGGCAGGGCCTCACCGGGGCGCAGGCGGGCGGGTTCGGCCTCGGCTCGGCGGGCTCGGGACCGGGCGGCAGCACCGTCAACCTGGCCGGCCTGAACGCCTCCGCGTACACCGCCGAGATCGCCGGCTCGCTCACCCTGCCCGCCCTCAACATCAGGGTGGTCGCCGGATCGGCCACCTCGTGCTGA
- a CDS encoding DUF6114 domain-containing protein: protein MLTARAAAGRRWFRAFRRTRPFWGGLWLVLGGWTVLKFSLGAIQLVTVTGFNALAGYLVGGGMMLCGLIPLAAPGQRVTFGLIGTVLAVVSLVVSNLGGFLAGMLLGILGGAMTAGWGPKRKSGARRTS from the coding sequence GTGCTGACCGCCCGCGCCGCCGCCGGCCGCCGCTGGTTCCGGGCATTCCGCCGCACCCGGCCGTTCTGGGGCGGGCTCTGGCTGGTGCTCGGCGGCTGGACGGTGCTGAAGTTCTCGCTCGGCGCGATCCAACTCGTCACCGTCACCGGGTTCAACGCGCTGGCCGGCTACCTGGTCGGCGGCGGCATGATGCTCTGCGGCCTGATCCCGCTCGCCGCGCCCGGCCAGCGGGTCACCTTCGGCCTGATCGGCACCGTGCTCGCCGTGGTCTCGCTGGTGGTCTCCAATCTCGGCGGCTTCCTGGCAGGCATGCTGCTCGGCATTCTCGGCGGCGCGATGACCGCCGGGTGGGGACCGAAGCGCAAGAGCGGCGCGAGGCGAACGTCATGA